In Diorhabda sublineata isolate icDioSubl1.1 chromosome 2, icDioSubl1.1, whole genome shotgun sequence, the sequence CTTGTATCCTTGGCATCcagaatgaattaaaaattaggtTTCATATAGAAAAGCTACAAAAACACGGATTTGCGCCAACTCGTGAAAATGTCATAGCAATGGCGTTTCACCTGGCAGATCAGCTTAAAATTAAACACCCTTTTAATGGAGACAGTAAACTTGCTGGTTATGACTGGTTACATATGTTTTTACAATGACATCCAGACTTGAGTGTTAGAAAAGCTGAGGGTGTATCACTAGCTCGATGCAATGGTATGAATAAAGAAAAGGTCTCGGCGTACTTTAATCTGTTAGAAACAACATTAATGGAGGCCGGTTTAGTAAACAAGCCTGGtcatatatttaatatggatgAGACGGGTCTCCAACTTAATAATAAGCCAGGTTATGTTATTGCTCAGAAAGGCTCAAAAAACGTTGCCGCAATAACATCATCAGAAAAGGGAGAAACAATTACAGTAATCTCATGTTGTAATGCAGAAGATTTTTACATACCACCAGCTTGCATTTTTAAgggcaaaaataaaaaaaccgagTTTGAGGATGGTATGTATGCCTCCGGGTTCTGTGGTTTACATGAACGAAAAATCCGCTTATATTAATACGGATTTGATATTTACCTggttaaaagaatattttgttcCACGTAAACCAGACGGAAAAATTCTACTTTTACTGGATGGTCATGCCAGTCATTGTAATTCGGTAGAAATGCTGGAATATCCCGATGAACATAATGTTATTCTGTTTTGTCTACCTGGTCATACTACTCAGTTCCTTCAACACTTGGACAGGTGTTTCTTTAAAAGCCTGAAAGCCTTTTGGAATAAAGCTTGCAATACATTTGTAAAAGCAAATCCTGGTAGGAAAATTTCTCGTATGCAATTTGGTCAATTGTTGTCGGAGGCGTGGTCCAAAGCAGCAACTGTTGATAACGCTGTGTCGGCTTTTAAATCTACAGGAATCTGCCCATTTAATCCTGGTGCTATACCAGAGTATGCCTACTTGGATTCTGAAGATGAAAAATTAGATCCCAATACTTCTGCAGGTTAGTGTAAATTTAGAGACCTCtctttaaactaattttttaccTTTTAGTTTACGCTACTGAATCTAATAATACCACTTAAAGAAAAGACGATAA encodes:
- the LOC130453095 gene encoding uncharacterized protein LOC130453095 — translated: MVCMPPGSVVYMNEKSAYINTDLIFTWLKEYFVPRKPDGKILLLLDGHASHCNSVEMLEYPDEHNVILFCLPGHTTQFLQHLDRCFFKSLKAFWNKACNTFVKANPGRKISRMQFGQLLSEAWSKAATVDNAVSAFKSTGICPFNPGAIPEYAYLDSEDEKLDPNTSAVYATESNNTT